In a genomic window of Candidatus Omnitrophota bacterium:
- a CDS encoding peptidase MA family metallohydrolase, which produces MAKRIYFLAIAFIFMFLPSSLAQEWQELKGEHFIAYFTQEQKFAKEVLASAEVYYQRIASDLGYPRYNDFWLWDKRVKIYIYPDHASYVKATGQPEWSEGAAEYKNKKIASFSGSKGFLKSILPHEVAHLIFRDFVGFVGEVPLWLDEGVAQWEEEIKRKDMKLTAKELYKEDSLLSIEDMMKLDIRNIKDKNSVYIRTYYLQSVSLVGFLIERYGSERFAEFCRQLRDGKTLEAALSFAYPTNIGSLKDLDNEWRQYLGKQ; this is translated from the coding sequence ATGGCTAAACGTATATATTTCTTAGCTATTGCGTTTATTTTTATGTTTCTGCCTTCCAGCCTTGCCCAGGAATGGCAGGAGTTAAAAGGAGAACACTTTATTGCGTATTTTACTCAAGAGCAAAAATTTGCCAAAGAGGTATTAGCTAGCGCCGAAGTCTATTACCAGAGGATTGCCTCTGATTTAGGTTATCCCAGGTATAACGATTTCTGGTTGTGGGATAAGCGGGTAAAGATCTATATTTATCCCGACCATGCTTCTTATGTTAAGGCCACAGGCCAGCCTGAATGGTCAGAGGGAGCGGCTGAATACAAAAATAAAAAAATAGCAAGTTTTTCCGGAAGCAAGGGTTTTTTGAAATCAATCCTTCCCCATGAGGTGGCGCACCTAATTTTCAGGGATTTTGTCGGATTTGTGGGTGAGGTGCCTCTTTGGCTGGATGAGGGTGTGGCCCAATGGGAAGAGGAGATAAAAAGAAAAGATATGAAATTAACGGCCAAAGAATTATATAAGGAAGATAGTTTATTATCCATAGAAGATATGATGAAATTAGATATCCGCAATATAAAAGATAAAAATTCAGTTTATATCCGCACCTATTATCTTCAGTCGGTTTCTTTGGTCGGGTTTTTAATCGAGAGATACGGTTCAGAGAGGTTTGCTGAGTTTTGCCGGCAACTGCGCGACGGTAAAACATTAGAGGCGGCTTTAAGTTTTGCTTATCCAACAAATATTGGCAGCCTCAAAGATTTAGATAATGAATGGAGGCAGTATTTAGGGAAACAATGA
- a CDS encoding type II secretion system F family protein produces MIKYIYHAKKNTGETVEGRIDAVSKEEAIEKLSLKGYLPISIEEDPRRIDHQAAPNINRQASRMAESKIYFFSKPGAKIKSGQITVFSRQLASLLKSGVPILSAINIISEQSENLYLKVSLKSICNAVKDGSTFSSALSNYPRIFSSLYVALVRSGEESGTLPAALLRIADYRAKQEEIISRIRMSLAYPILMAIVGAGTIVFMLTFVMPRLMGIFVNLGEKLPLPTRILISISQGLGHWWFWIILALAIIILLIRRQVKTEAGKLSFSLFKLHLPVFGKLILKAELARFSRTLELLIKNGISILRAIDVAVPVLENEIIKKQLRQSYKELEQGGFFGRSLKNSKVFPPFMSNLISIGEESGRLDEALAEIADTYEHDTDEAIKVMSSLIEPLMILGMGLIVGFIVVAMLLPVFEINVIAR; encoded by the coding sequence ATGATTAAATATATATATCACGCGAAAAAAAACACCGGAGAGACGGTTGAAGGCAGGATCGATGCTGTCTCTAAGGAAGAAGCGATTGAGAAGTTGAGCTTGAAGGGGTATTTACCTATTTCCATAGAAGAGGACCCCAGGCGTATTGACCATCAAGCCGCGCCTAATATAAATCGCCAAGCCAGCCGCATGGCCGAATCTAAAATTTATTTTTTTAGTAAACCAGGCGCTAAGATAAAGTCAGGCCAAATCACTGTATTTAGCCGCCAGTTAGCCAGCCTCTTAAAGTCAGGTGTGCCTATCTTAAGTGCGATTAACATAATCTCTGAGCAATCCGAGAATCTTTATTTAAAAGTTTCGTTGAAGAGTATTTGTAATGCGGTAAAAGACGGTTCTACTTTTTCTTCCGCCTTAAGTAATTATCCGCGGATATTTTCATCTCTTTATGTTGCCTTGGTGCGCAGCGGAGAAGAAAGCGGTACTTTGCCGGCGGCTCTTTTAAGGATAGCTGATTATCGGGCTAAACAAGAAGAAATCATTTCACGTATCCGGATGAGTTTAGCTTATCCTATACTTATGGCAATCGTAGGAGCGGGAACAATAGTTTTTATGCTTACTTTTGTCATGCCGCGCCTGATGGGGATATTTGTTAATTTAGGGGAAAAGTTACCGTTGCCTACCCGTATTTTGATTTCTATAAGCCAGGGCCTTGGCCACTGGTGGTTTTGGATAATTTTAGCTTTGGCAATAATTATTTTACTTATTAGGAGACAGGTCAAAACAGAGGCGGGAAAGTTATCTTTTAGCCTATTTAAGCTGCATCTGCCGGTATTCGGCAAACTCATCCTTAAGGCGGAGTTAGCCCGTTTTAGCCGCACATTGGAGCTGCTTATTAAAAACGGCATATCCATATTAAGGGCCATTGATGTAGCTGTTCCCGTATTAGAAAACGAAATTATTAAAAAACAATTAAGGCAAAGTTATAAAGAATTGGAGCAGGGCGGTTTTTTCGGCAGGAGCCTGAAAAATTCAAAAGTATTTCCTCCTTTTATGAGCAATCTTATTAGCATCGGCGAAGAATCAGGCAGGCTTGATGAGGCTTTAGCCGAAATAGCAGACACCTATGAACACGATACGGATGAGGCTATAAAGGTCATGAGCAGCCTTATAGAACCCCTGATGATTTTGGGAATGGGCCTGATTGTGGGTTTTATTGTAGTCGCCATGCTTCTTCCGGTATTTGAAATTAACGTGATCGCTCGATAA
- a CDS encoding ATPase, T2SS/T4P/T4SS family, whose protein sequence is MPKKIDTILSEGLIERGLISREALEPLFKEIEKSGESLQQVLVKRQASLEKDILDVFAEKLKFTCLINLKEVSIDKSIFDKVPLKIASYYKFVPVSLKDRLLTIAVSSPLDIKIQDEIRTHLGFDIETVLSCHGDILDSLKKYYGFAADTMKEISRGSEVKGLFQEPAQEKVEDIEKLAGDASVIRLVNQVILEGYKKRATDIHIEPHREGVNLRYRIDGLLYETKVAAEIKNFLNAIISRIKIMSNLNIVERRLPQDGRAIVKVGEQMLDLRISTMPTPFGESVVIRILPTKMLFSLEKLGLPKKDLQIFESLILKPHGIIFITGPTGSGKTTTLYTCLSRINTKERKIITIEDPIEYEMPNITQIQVMPEIGLDFARGLRSILRHDPDVIMLGEVRDLETAQIAIRVALTGHMVFSTLHTNDAVSGINRLIDIGVEPYLLASSVEAFIAQRLIRLICPDCKYEDKATPAQLKEMIAKDLGLESKDAVKIFRGKGCPSCNFTGFFGRTAIYEILIMDGGIKDLILKKATSSQITKVALAKGMRTLRQDGWQKTVAGLTTPEEVMKTTSAQEQLNDLESKTQVFLGGFTPESAHSPKENGKRAYQRLNSKVNLRYRVLKSQDELARRGFTPEELSVTSNISAGGLLFFSDEILAIGSILELILELPGGGEDPIECLARVTRVEEMDRERKYNIAVCFLDITGAQRGRLNKFVEQELS, encoded by the coding sequence ATGCCGAAAAAAATAGATACTATTTTATCCGAAGGCTTAATCGAAAGAGGGCTAATCTCCAGGGAAGCCCTGGAGCCTCTTTTTAAAGAGATAGAAAAAAGCGGTGAAAGCCTACAGCAAGTTTTAGTTAAACGCCAAGCATCTTTAGAGAAAGATATTCTAGATGTTTTTGCCGAGAAATTAAAATTTACTTGTCTAATAAACTTAAAAGAGGTTTCTATCGATAAATCTATTTTCGATAAGGTCCCGCTAAAGATCGCTTCATATTATAAATTTGTGCCTGTGAGTTTAAAAGACAGGCTATTGACCATTGCCGTATCCAGCCCCTTAGATATAAAAATTCAGGATGAGATAAGGACGCATTTGGGTTTTGATATCGAGACAGTCCTTTCCTGCCATGGCGATATATTAGATTCCTTAAAAAAATATTATGGTTTTGCCGCCGATACAATGAAAGAGATTTCGCGAGGTTCTGAGGTTAAAGGCCTTTTTCAGGAGCCTGCCCAAGAAAAAGTTGAAGATATCGAAAAATTGGCCGGAGATGCCTCGGTAATAAGATTAGTTAACCAGGTAATCTTAGAAGGGTATAAAAAGCGCGCTACGGACATCCATATCGAGCCTCATCGGGAGGGGGTAAATTTACGCTATCGAATTGATGGTTTGCTTTATGAAACTAAAGTTGCCGCTGAAATAAAGAATTTCTTGAATGCTATTATTTCACGTATCAAAATTATGTCGAATTTAAATATCGTGGAACGCCGTCTCCCCCAGGATGGCCGGGCGATAGTTAAGGTTGGGGAGCAGATGCTTGATTTGCGGATTTCTACAATGCCCACGCCGTTTGGCGAAAGCGTAGTAATAAGGATTCTTCCTACCAAGATGCTTTTTAGTTTGGAAAAATTGGGCCTGCCAAAAAAAGATTTGCAGATCTTTGAGAGTTTGATTTTAAAACCCCATGGTATAATTTTTATTACCGGCCCTACCGGAAGCGGAAAGACAACTACTTTATATACATGTTTGAGCAGGATCAATACAAAAGAACGCAAGATCATTACTATTGAGGATCCTATTGAATATGAGATGCCTAATATCACCCAGATTCAGGTTATGCCGGAGATTGGCCTTGATTTTGCCCGGGGGTTACGCAGTATCTTAAGGCATGATCCTGATGTAATAATGTTAGGGGAAGTAAGGGACCTGGAGACCGCCCAGATTGCCATTCGTGTCGCCTTAACCGGGCATATGGTATTTTCTACCCTTCATACCAATGACGCAGTTAGCGGCATTAACCGGTTAATTGATATCGGTGTTGAACCCTATCTTTTGGCTTCCAGCGTCGAAGCATTTATTGCCCAGCGCCTTATAAGATTAATTTGTCCGGATTGTAAATATGAGGATAAAGCAACTCCTGCGCAATTGAAAGAGATGATTGCTAAAGATTTAGGATTAGAATCAAAAGATGCAGTAAAAATATTCAGGGGCAAGGGGTGTCCCAGCTGTAATTTTACCGGTTTTTTCGGCAGGACGGCAATATACGAGATTTTGATTATGGATGGAGGGATAAAAGATTTAATTTTAAAAAAGGCTACTTCCAGCCAGATTACTAAAGTAGCCCTGGCAAAGGGTATGCGTACTTTACGCCAGGATGGCTGGCAAAAAACAGTTGCCGGCTTAACTACTCCTGAGGAGGTCATGAAAACAACTTCTGCTCAAGAGCAGCTAAATGATTTAGAAAGCAAAACTCAAGTTTTCTTAGGGGGTTTTACGCCGGAAAGCGCCCATTCTCCAAAAGAAAACGGGAAAAGGGCCTATCAGCGTTTAAACAGTAAAGTTAACCTGCGCTATAGAGTTCTTAAATCGCAAGATGAGTTGGCCAGGCGGGGATTTACTCCCGAAGAGCTTAGCGTCACCAGCAATATTTCTGCCGGAGGTTTGCTTTTTTTCTCGGATGAAATATTAGCTATCGGTTCAATTTTAGAGTTAATTTTAGAGCTGCCCGGAGGGGGCGAAGATCCTATAGAGTGTCTGGCCAGGGTGACAAGAGTTGAAGAGATGGACCGGGAAAGAAAATACAACATCGCGGTTTGTTTTTTGGATATAACCGGCGCGCAAAGGGGGAGGCTGAATAAATTTGTTGAGCAGGAATTAAGTTAA
- the atpD gene encoding F0F1 ATP synthase subunit beta: MNDNNTGRIVSVQGPVVDVKFSTALEVPNIFTIINAQNIDKEAVVLEVAEHLPGNIARCIAINSTINIQRNAQAHPTGKAIQIPSGEALFGRIINILGDPIDNKDKPQSPEKFGIRKKDMGSLIKVKSTVKKSFEVMETGIKIVDLLFPVVKGSKTGILGGAALGKSILTLEIIQHIVKKYQGSCVFVGVGERIREGNELYYELLKHDVLSKTMMVFGQMNEPPGARFGVAMTGITMAESVQRKNQDVLLFVDNIFRFIQAGAEISTLLGRVPSETGYQPTLISEASDFHERIRSSTDAGGSITAFEAVYVPADDLTDPAVVAIFSFLDSILVLSRERIQLGLYPAIDPLQSSCANLDIDIVGRRHFEVAQEVIRIFQRYEELRRIVLVVGVDELSSADRIIYERARKLQNFLTQPFFVAEAYTGKKGQYVTSEQTLTGCERIIAGKFDSKPEGEFYLIGALT, translated from the coding sequence ATGAACGATAATAATACAGGCAGGATAGTTTCGGTGCAGGGGCCGGTAGTGGATGTAAAATTTTCTACTGCTTTAGAGGTGCCTAACATTTTTACCATTATCAATGCCCAGAACATAGATAAAGAAGCGGTTGTTTTGGAGGTCGCCGAACATCTGCCGGGCAACATTGCCCGTTGCATTGCCATCAATTCTACGATAAATATCCAGCGCAATGCGCAGGCTCATCCAACAGGCAAAGCAATTCAGATCCCCTCCGGTGAAGCGCTTTTTGGGCGCATTATAAATATCCTGGGCGATCCTATAGATAATAAAGACAAGCCGCAGTCGCCGGAGAAGTTTGGCATAAGAAAAAAGGATATGGGCAGTCTGATTAAAGTCAAGTCAACGGTCAAAAAAAGTTTTGAGGTTATGGAAACCGGGATTAAAATCGTTGATTTGCTTTTTCCCGTGGTTAAGGGGAGCAAGACCGGGATCCTGGGCGGGGCGGCCTTGGGGAAAAGTATCCTTACTTTAGAGATTATTCAGCACATCGTAAAAAAATACCAGGGCAGCTGCGTGTTTGTAGGCGTGGGGGAACGTATCCGTGAAGGAAATGAATTATATTATGAACTTTTAAAACATGATGTATTATCAAAAACAATGATGGTCTTTGGCCAGATGAATGAGCCTCCCGGAGCCCGTTTTGGCGTGGCCATGACCGGTATCACCATGGCAGAATCCGTCCAGCGCAAAAATCAGGATGTCCTTCTCTTTGTAGACAATATCTTCAGGTTTATCCAGGCCGGCGCTGAGATCTCTACTCTTTTAGGCAGGGTCCCTTCGGAGACAGGATACCAGCCTACTTTAATTTCTGAGGCAAGCGACTTCCATGAGAGGATCCGTTCGTCAACGGATGCGGGAGGTTCAATAACTGCTTTTGAAGCAGTGTATGTTCCAGCGGATGATTTGACCGATCCGGCAGTAGTGGCTATCTTTAGTTTTTTGGATTCGATCCTGGTGCTTTCCCGCGAACGAATACAACTGGGATTATATCCGGCAATCGACCCTTTACAATCTTCTTGCGCCAACTTGGATATCGATATCGTGGGCAGGAGACATTTTGAGGTTGCCCAGGAGGTAATCAGGATCTTCCAGAGGTATGAGGAACTAAGGCGGATTGTTTTGGTCGTAGGAGTCGATGAGCTCTCAAGCGCCGATAGGATTATTTATGAACGGGCCAGGAAGCTGCAGAATTTTCTTACCCAGCCGTTTTTTGTGGCTGAAGCCTATACAGGCAAGAAGGGCCAATATGTAACCAGCGAACAGACCCTTACCGGTTGTGAAAGGATAATCGCGGGGAAATTCGATTCAAAGCCGGAAGGGGAATTCTATTTGATCGGCGCTTTAACCTAA
- a CDS encoding F0F1 ATP synthase subunit gamma — translation MRTLSNIKKDIEFNQGHASLIEALKNIAVAQFKIHEQKLKLFEKIILTAEDFFKLINIDNVNCPFLSPQKGLLGVVVVTSDSGLLGGLNLKVINQALLELEKTPGKLIVIGACGKNYLRETKFSFVSFDGINDEQRYLQAMQLRDYCLAKVAEGVFGSLKVVYPHPISFTVQRVETLTFLPFVPPQKSNVPAGDLILESSLADIVQYLISVWIGQKFYDIFGLSRLSEFAARFVHLEESSQKLKDIEKNLKLQYFRVRHEFIDRSMRELFSARLLYT, via the coding sequence ATGAGGACCCTTTCAAACATAAAAAAAGATATAGAATTTAATCAGGGGCATGCTTCTTTGATTGAAGCCCTGAAGAATATCGCGGTGGCTCAATTCAAAATACATGAACAAAAACTCAAATTATTCGAAAAAATTATTTTGACCGCAGAGGATTTTTTTAAACTTATCAATATCGATAATGTTAATTGCCCATTTTTAAGCCCTCAAAAAGGCCTTTTAGGCGTAGTCGTGGTTACTTCCGACAGCGGCCTTTTGGGCGGGCTTAATTTAAAGGTCATAAATCAGGCTCTTTTGGAATTGGAGAAGACCCCCGGTAAGCTTATCGTGATTGGCGCCTGCGGCAAAAATTATCTTAGGGAGACCAAATTTTCTTTTGTTTCTTTTGACGGCATCAATGATGAGCAGCGTTATCTTCAGGCGATGCAATTAAGAGACTATTGCTTAGCCAAGGTTGCAGAAGGCGTATTTGGTTCTCTTAAAGTGGTTTATCCGCACCCTATTTCATTTACTGTGCAACGGGTGGAAACACTGACGTTTTTGCCGTTTGTACCGCCTCAAAAATCAAATGTCCCCGCCGGCGATTTAATTTTAGAGTCCAGCCTGGCCGATATCGTCCAATACCTAATATCTGTCTGGATAGGGCAGAAATTTTATGATATCTTTGGTTTAAGCCGCCTGTCGGAATTCGCGGCGCGTTTCGTACACCTTGAAGAGAGTTCGCAGAAGTTAAAAGATATAGAAAAAAATTTAAAGCTTCAATATTTTCGCGTAAGGCATGAGTTTATTGACAGGAGCATGCGCGAACTTTTTAGCGCAAGGTTATTATATACTTAA
- a CDS encoding F0F1 ATP synthase subunit alpha, translating to MKFEVREVGKVKSVRKFIIMASGLPSCVNGQIVEFANGIWGLVMGFTEDKVQILVLGDATSIRAGDEVYNKGKSLNLPVGEAFVGRMVNGLCQEQDEQGPIASGETYPVFKVAPGVMERAPVKESLETGTLVIDAIIPIAKGQRQLFIGDRLTGKTTVAIDAILNQKGKGVICIYCCIGKPFSALVKIVDTLKEHDCFGYTCIVTGVASLSPGEQYLAPYTACMLGEYFMQNGRDVLVVLDDLTKHAWIYRQISLLLERAPGREAYPGDIFYIHSQLMERAGYLKKELGGGSMTFLPIVDILQGDVTGYISTNLISMTDGQLYFSTSLFNRGFKPAIDFGLSVSRIGNKAQWPAMRELGKTLRLDYLQYKELLQMTQLRTSGLSKEAESKLARGGAMNQLIVQDKNKPTVIEEQIIYLYALNRGILDNLSDTQLKQFRQEVFPFINKCYPDFCKDVRAKQELTAEIKEKLDTCLKEYFKALVRGDNTVK from the coding sequence TTGAAGTTTGAAGTAAGGGAAGTCGGCAAAGTCAAATCGGTGCGTAAATTTATTATTATGGCCTCAGGGCTTCCTTCTTGCGTGAACGGCCAGATTGTGGAGTTTGCTAATGGCATCTGGGGCCTGGTTATGGGGTTTACCGAAGATAAAGTCCAGATCCTGGTCTTAGGCGATGCAACTTCGATCCGCGCCGGGGACGAGGTTTATAATAAGGGTAAATCTTTAAATTTACCGGTGGGGGAGGCTTTTGTCGGGCGGATGGTTAACGGGCTCTGTCAGGAACAGGATGAGCAGGGGCCGATAGCATCAGGAGAAACTTACCCGGTATTTAAAGTTGCCCCCGGAGTTATGGAACGGGCTCCGGTTAAGGAATCATTGGAAACAGGGACTTTGGTTATAGATGCGATTATTCCTATTGCCAAAGGGCAGCGCCAGCTCTTTATCGGAGACCGGCTTACGGGCAAGACGACGGTGGCAATAGATGCGATACTAAATCAAAAGGGCAAGGGTGTTATCTGTATTTATTGCTGTATAGGAAAACCTTTTTCAGCTCTTGTAAAAATAGTGGATACCTTAAAGGAGCATGATTGTTTTGGCTACACTTGTATAGTTACCGGCGTAGCCTCTTTGTCCCCGGGAGAACAGTATCTTGCTCCTTACACTGCCTGCATGTTGGGGGAATATTTTATGCAGAACGGCCGTGATGTGCTGGTGGTTTTGGATGATTTAACCAAGCATGCCTGGATATACAGGCAGATATCTTTGCTCCTGGAGCGCGCCCCGGGAAGAGAGGCGTATCCGGGAGATATATTTTATATCCATTCCCAACTGATGGAGCGCGCCGGTTACCTGAAAAAAGAATTGGGCGGTGGTTCGATGACTTTTCTGCCTATCGTAGATATACTCCAGGGGGATGTTACCGGCTACATTTCTACAAACCTTATTTCTATGACCGACGGGCAATTGTATTTTTCTACCAGCCTCTTTAACAGGGGTTTTAAACCGGCGATCGATTTCGGGCTTTCGGTATCGCGTATCGGCAATAAAGCGCAATGGCCGGCAATGAGGGAGTTAGGTAAAACTTTGCGCCTGGATTACCTTCAGTATAAAGAACTTTTACAGATGACCCAGTTACGCACCAGCGGGCTTTCTAAAGAAGCGGAAAGCAAGCTGGCGCGCGGGGGCGCGATGAACCAATTAATCGTTCAAGATAAGAATAAGCCAACTGTTATAGAAGAGCAGATAATTTACCTTTACGCCTTAAACCGCGGGATCCTGGATAATCTATCCGACACCCAGTTAAAGCAGTTCAGGCAGGAAGTTTTCCCGTTTATCAATAAATGCTACCCTGATTTTTGTAAAGATGTACGCGCTAAACAGGAATTAACCGCTGAAATCAAGGAAAAGTTAGATACCTGCCTTAAGGAATATTTTAAAGCGTTGGTAAGGGGGGATAATACCGTTAAATGA
- a CDS encoding F0F1 ATP synthase subunit delta yields MLIVSLILFQLLIFGGLIFLLRRVLTKNVTDATKHLEELSHDYSQKEQKLNQQLEEAKEKSQNIIRDAQQEAERLRTQNIKDLESQRDLILNQARSQSDTIIQQADKSRQALISELETRIEKEAINKACELMQVTLPEKFRQEVHLYWVKELLEDGFSQLKHLQFPSDISEVKITSAFSLTDEQRKSLSRKINDVLGYDAQLKEETESRVVAGLIISIGSLVLDGSLKNKIEEQAKVAK; encoded by the coding sequence ATGCTTATTGTTTCTTTAATCTTGTTTCAGCTTCTTATTTTTGGCGGGTTGATATTTTTGTTGCGCCGCGTATTGACTAAAAATGTTACCGATGCCACAAAACACCTTGAGGAATTAAGCCATGATTATTCCCAGAAAGAACAAAAACTTAATCAACAGCTTGAGGAAGCAAAAGAAAAATCACAGAATATTATCAGGGATGCTCAACAGGAAGCAGAGAGGCTAAGAACGCAAAACATTAAAGACCTGGAAAGCCAAAGGGATCTGATTTTAAACCAGGCGCGCTCTCAAAGCGATACGATCATCCAGCAGGCAGACAAGTCCCGCCAGGCGCTTATTTCCGAACTGGAAACCAGGATTGAAAAAGAAGCGATAAATAAAGCCTGCGAATTAATGCAGGTGACCTTGCCTGAGAAATTCAGGCAGGAGGTGCATCTTTACTGGGTAAAAGAGCTGCTGGAAGACGGGTTTAGCCAGTTAAAACATCTGCAATTCCCAAGCGATATCAGTGAGGTCAAGATTACTTCCGCATTCTCCTTAACTGATGAGCAGCGTAAGAGTTTATCCAGGAAAATAAACGATGTGTTGGGTTATGATGCCCAATTAAAAGAGGAGACTGAAAGCCGGGTAGTTGCCGGCTTGATCATTAGTATAGGAAGCCTGGTTCTGGACGGAAGCCTGAAGAACAAGATTGAGGAGCAGGCCAAGGTTGCAAAATAA
- a CDS encoding ATP synthase F0 subunit C, which translates to MSRNLSLVLIFCLCILGPCAVFAAGTFSSISALGRNPSSAPKIFTAMIIALVFAQSLAIIAMLIVFQLFSSS; encoded by the coding sequence ATGAGCCGTAACCTGTCGCTGGTTTTAATTTTTTGCCTGTGTATTTTGGGGCCTTGCGCGGTTTTTGCTGCCGGTACTTTTTCCAGTATCAGCGCCTTAGGCAGAAACCCCTCCAGCGCTCCCAAGATTTTTACTGCGATGATCATCGCCTTGGTTTTTGCCCAGTCTTTGGCGATTATCGCCATGTTGATCGTTTTTCAACTTTTTAGTTCCTCTTAA
- a CDS encoding peptidylprolyl isomerase, whose amino-acid sequence MTMKKILTFCFAVSVCLVFNFVYGAEPAEKKTEFAGEFFGAPVPIGNYYFVKGVIMVFGNRFGPQPQTAQELEDCVWDGLLLSYEAFRRNITVSQEEIENEIAKIIKDEKVEFDRKKDREAYAQWVKKRVNEPVELFENQIRYLIQLEKLRKEVMKSIKPEVSAEEAYQKFLNEYNTLAIELVQFDQLKDARDFYQKAEKNSRFWDKEKEKRPKDFKRPGFVALEFLMEMWKLPKDAVYKMMQMEIGRIYPPAPIYKGYGVFKVLEKRPAEETKYPQLKQSYFEKVRMKKKYEGFNNWLKDLKQSANIKISISYQGKR is encoded by the coding sequence ATGACTATGAAAAAAATATTAACTTTCTGTTTCGCGGTCTCTGTGTGTTTGGTTTTTAATTTTGTTTATGGGGCAGAGCCGGCAGAGAAGAAAACAGAATTCGCGGGTGAGTTCTTTGGCGCTCCTGTTCCCATAGGTAATTACTACTTTGTCAAGGGCGTAATTATGGTCTTTGGCAACCGTTTTGGGCCGCAACCTCAAACTGCTCAAGAATTAGAAGATTGTGTTTGGGACGGTTTACTCCTTTCTTATGAGGCATTTCGCAGGAATATTACCGTAAGCCAGGAAGAAATTGAAAATGAGATTGCCAAGATCATTAAAGACGAAAAGGTGGAGTTTGACCGGAAGAAAGACAGGGAGGCTTATGCCCAATGGGTAAAGAAAAGGGTCAATGAACCTGTGGAATTGTTTGAAAATCAGATCAGGTATCTTATTCAGCTTGAGAAACTGCGTAAAGAGGTGATGAAGAGTATCAAGCCGGAGGTTAGCGCAGAAGAGGCATATCAGAAATTTTTAAATGAATACAATACCTTAGCTATAGAATTGGTGCAGTTCGATCAATTAAAGGATGCCCGGGATTTTTATCAAAAGGCAGAAAAAAATTCCCGGTTCTGGGATAAGGAAAAAGAGAAGCGGCCCAAGGATTTTAAACGCCCGGGCTTTGTGGCATTGGAATTCTTAATGGAGATGTGGAAACTGCCTAAGGACGCGGTTTATAAAATGATGCAGATGGAGATTGGCAGGATTTATCCGCCTGCACCTATTTATAAAGGTTACGGTGTTTTTAAGGTGCTGGAGAAAAGGCCGGCAGAGGAAACAAAATATCCGCAATTAAAACAGTCATATTTTGAAAAGGTGAGGATGAAGAAAAAATACGAGGGTTTTAATAATTGGCTTAAGGATTTAAAACAATCGGCAAATATAAAAATAAGCATAAGTTACCAGGGGAAACGATGA